The following proteins come from a genomic window of Blastococcus sp. HT6-30:
- a CDS encoding ArsI/CadI family heavy metal resistance metalloenzyme yields MSRVQLALRVADLDAAIAFYSRLFDAVPAKRRPGYANFAIAEPPLKLVLLEGAAGEATRMDHMGVEVGSTDEVGAATDRLAEAGLATRPEQNTTCCYAVQDKVWVTGPGGEPWEVYTVKADARPDLEGQTAAELSAVAGDGTCCTPEGSADARLAACC; encoded by the coding sequence GTGTCCCGCGTGCAGCTCGCCCTCCGCGTCGCCGACCTCGATGCGGCGATCGCCTTCTACTCCCGGCTCTTCGACGCCGTTCCGGCCAAGCGCCGGCCGGGCTACGCCAACTTCGCCATCGCCGAGCCGCCGCTGAAGCTCGTACTGCTGGAGGGAGCGGCCGGCGAGGCGACCCGCATGGACCACATGGGGGTCGAGGTCGGCTCGACCGACGAGGTCGGCGCGGCGACGGACCGCCTGGCCGAGGCGGGGCTGGCGACCCGCCCCGAGCAGAACACCACCTGCTGCTACGCCGTCCAGGACAAGGTCTGGGTGACCGGGCCGGGTGGCGAGCCGTGGGAGGTCTACACGGTCAAGGCCGACGCCCGCCCCGACCTGGAGGGGCAGACGGCCGCCGAGCTCTCGGCGGTCGCCGGTGACGGCACGTGCTGCACGCCCGAGGGTTCCGCCGACGCCCGCCTCGCCGCCTGCTGCTGA
- a CDS encoding metalloregulator ArsR/SmtB family transcription factor, whose translation MSEPGLACCTPLSGTAMSAEQAEQVAPLLKALADPVRLRLVSLIASSASGEACVCDLNDAFELTQATISHHLKVLHSAGLLDREKRGVWVYYAVRPTAFSAVASLFETGRVPA comes from the coding sequence ATGAGCGAGCCCGGCCTGGCGTGCTGCACGCCGCTGTCCGGAACGGCCATGTCCGCCGAGCAGGCCGAGCAGGTGGCCCCCCTGCTCAAGGCGCTGGCCGACCCCGTCCGCCTGCGGCTGGTCAGCCTCATCGCCTCCAGCGCGAGCGGCGAGGCCTGCGTCTGCGATCTCAACGACGCCTTCGAGCTCACCCAGGCGACCATCAGCCACCACCTCAAGGTGCTGCACTCCGCCGGGCTGCTGGACCGGGAGAAGCGGGGGGTCTGGGTGTACTACGCGGTCCGGCCGACCGCGTTCAGCGCCGTCGCCAGCCTGTTCGAGACCGGGCGGGTGCCCGCATGA
- the arsB gene encoding ACR3 family arsenite efflux transporter → MSDAVRETARTDVPADAPVLQKLSPLDRFLPVWIIAAMALGLALGRWVPGLDDALSAVEVGDVSLPIAIGLLLMMYPVLAKVRYSELDRVTGDRRLLGASLALNWLIGPALMFALAWLLLPDLPEYRTGLIIVGLARCIAMVLIWNDLSCGDREAGAVLVAINSVFQILAFAVLGWFYLQVLPGWLGLTTTSAEFSFWAIVVSVLVFLGIPLLAGFLTRTLGERRRGRAWYEARFLPRIGPVALYGLLFTIVMLFALQGDAITSQPWDVARIALPLLAYFVVMFGGSFLLGMRLRLGYAKTATLAFTAAGNNFELAIAVAIGTFGVTSGQALAGVVGPLIEVPVLVALVYVSLWAARRWFPGDPTVPTTIRSTR, encoded by the coding sequence ATGAGCGACGCCGTCCGCGAGACCGCGCGCACCGACGTCCCCGCCGACGCCCCGGTCCTGCAGAAACTGTCGCCCCTGGACCGGTTCCTCCCGGTCTGGATCATCGCCGCGATGGCGCTGGGGCTGGCCCTGGGCCGCTGGGTACCGGGGCTGGACGACGCCCTGTCGGCCGTGGAGGTGGGCGACGTCAGCCTGCCGATCGCGATCGGGCTGCTGCTGATGATGTACCCGGTGCTGGCCAAGGTCCGGTACTCCGAACTGGACCGGGTGACCGGCGATCGGAGGCTGCTGGGCGCGAGCCTGGCGCTCAACTGGCTGATCGGCCCGGCGCTGATGTTCGCCCTGGCCTGGCTGCTGCTGCCCGACCTGCCCGAGTACCGCACCGGCCTGATCATCGTCGGCCTGGCCCGCTGCATCGCCATGGTGCTCATCTGGAACGACCTGTCCTGCGGCGACCGCGAGGCCGGCGCGGTGCTGGTCGCGATCAACTCGGTGTTCCAGATCCTCGCGTTCGCCGTCCTGGGCTGGTTCTACCTGCAGGTGCTGCCCGGCTGGCTCGGGCTGACCACCACCTCCGCGGAGTTCAGCTTCTGGGCGATCGTCGTCTCGGTGCTGGTGTTCCTCGGCATCCCGCTGCTCGCCGGCTTCCTCACCCGCACGCTGGGCGAGCGACGCCGTGGCCGCGCCTGGTACGAGGCGCGGTTCCTGCCGCGGATCGGCCCGGTCGCCCTCTACGGGCTGCTGTTCACGATCGTCATGCTCTTCGCGCTTCAGGGTGATGCGATCACCTCCCAGCCCTGGGACGTCGCCCGGATCGCGCTGCCGCTGCTGGCCTACTTCGTGGTGATGTTCGGCGGCTCGTTCCTGCTCGGCATGCGGCTGCGGCTGGGCTACGCCAAGACCGCCACGCTCGCCTTCACCGCGGCCGGCAACAACTTCGAGCTCGCCATCGCCGTCGCCATCGGCACCTTCGGCGTCACCAGCGGCCAGGCGCTCGCCGGTGTCGTCGGCCCGCTGATCGAGGTGCCGGTCCTGGTGGCACTGGTCTACGTGTCCCTCTGGGCTGCACGCCGCTGGTTCCCCGGCGACCCCACCGTCCCGACCACGATCCGGAGCACCCGATGA
- a CDS encoding arsenate reductase ArsC — MTPSVLFVCVHNAGRSQMAAGWLRHLAGDRVEVRSAGSLPGDQVNPAAVEAMAEVGIDISDQRPKVLTTDAVEASDVVITMGCGDACPIFPGKRYLDWHLEDPAGKGVDSVRPIRDDIEGRIRGLLAELGVSSPA; from the coding sequence ATGACCCCCAGCGTCCTGTTCGTCTGCGTGCACAACGCCGGCCGCTCCCAGATGGCCGCCGGCTGGCTGCGGCACCTGGCCGGTGACCGCGTCGAGGTGCGCTCCGCCGGGTCGCTGCCCGGCGACCAGGTCAACCCCGCCGCGGTCGAGGCCATGGCCGAGGTCGGCATCGACATCTCCGACCAGCGGCCGAAGGTGCTCACCACCGACGCCGTCGAGGCCTCCGACGTGGTCATCACCATGGGGTGCGGCGACGCCTGCCCGATCTTCCCCGGCAAGCGCTACCTCGACTGGCATCTGGAGGACCCGGCCGGCAAGGGCGTGGACTCCGTGCGCCCGATCCGCGACGACATCGAGGGCCGGATCCGCGGCCTGCTCGCCGAGCTCGGGGTCAGCTCTCCCGCCTGA